The stretch of DNA GCAGGTTGTTCTTCATGGCGTAATAGGTCAGGTCGCTGTTCGACTGCAGGCCCATTTTTTCCATGATGCGGGTACGGTAGGTGGAGACGGTCTTGATCGACAGCGACAGGGCATTGCCGATGTCCGACACGGTCGCCCCCTTGGCCAGGCGCAGGAAGACCTGGAACTCGCGGTCGGACAGCTCGGTGTGCAGGGCCGTGTTCGGGTCGCGGTCGAAACTCTGCGCCAGCAGCTCGCCCACGGTCGAGCTGACGTAGCGGCGCCCCTGGTAAACGGTGCGCACTGCGGTCTTGAGCTCGTCGGCCTCGCATTCCTTGTTCAGGTAGCCGTTGGCGCCCATCTTGAACAGGTTCAGCGCATATTGCTGCGCCGGATAACCGGACAGGATCAGCACCGGCAGGTTGGGCTGGCCCTGGCGGATGGTGCGCAGGATATCGATGCCGCTCTGGTCCGGCATGGCAATGTCGAGCAACAGGACGTCGCAGATTTCGCGGCGTGCGATATCGAGGGCTTCACGCCCGGTGGCGCCTTCGGCGACGACTTCGAACTCGCCCGACGACGAGAAAATCTGCTTGAACCCTGCTCTAACTATTTGGTGATCGTCACAAATGGCAACGCGTATC from Massilia varians encodes:
- a CDS encoding response regulator, whose protein sequence is MIRVAICDDHQIVRAGFKQIFSSSGEFEVVAEGATGREALDIARREICDVLLLDIAMPDQSGIDILRTIRQGQPNLPVLILSGYPAQQYALNLFKMGANGYLNKECEADELKTAVRTVYQGRRYVSSTVGELLAQSFDRDPNTALHTELSDREFQVFLRLAKGATVSDIGNALSLSIKTVSTYRTRIMEKMGLQSNSDLTYYAMKNNLLD